The genomic DNA caagaaagttacattaaaaccaagcataccattgtttttcttgtgacatTCCCAATAattctgatgtgtcacatgaccctcttgtGGATCctaaatggccgacttcaaaaaatgttttttgtttttgttttatatactgATCTATTTATGTTTCACTGAAACTATAAATCTAGTGAAAATCTGTAGAAACTGTATATTACCATCTGTGTCCATGTCACAGTAGACCTCCACAGGCCTGGCCCCTAGCGATGGCACCACTGTGTAGATCCCAGAGTGACGCACACCATTGTAGTAGATGGACGCGCAGTCGATGGGGCAGTTTCGGACATGTTGCACCTCTGGAGTAATTTATAACgtgattaataatatattaaccATTAACTACTTCAGTGAAAACCCGATTAACCCAGATAAATGAGCACACTCTAAAACATAAactacatacatttttacatcGAAATATGCTAATGTGCTTTATGCTCCTGAAAGCCATATAATCACCACAGTAAAAGCAGTAATCTTGATGTTTGTAACTGTCTGTACTCTGTCAatttttttatagaaaacagTGGACTGAAGTCGATACGGACTGGCTACTTTTGGGCTGAGTGAAAAACGCTGTGAAGCTATTGGTTTAGtggtcattttattaaatgcatTGATGCTCATTCTCAAGCATGACTGGACAAAGGGGATTGAGATATGGATGCTGTGTGGAAGCACTGCTGAGGTTAAGAATCTTTTCCATCTGAAGAAAAGTATGAGAGCATGGGAACCTGCAACTCTTTGGCACCAGTAACATTTTCAATCCTACTGCGTAGAATACTTGGAGTGGATTTACTGCCACATATTTTACAGATAAGAAGGTCTTTGTAGTatataaaaacactgaaaaacttaAGAACATATGTGTTTATAATCTGATATATTAGGTCATGACCTCCTACCATTACAAGGACTGGATATTAAGTATGTTTGATCATAGCTTTTTAATGCCGAAGTGCATTACTTTAGTAAAGGCTTTTAATGAGCTGGTTTATAAACTTGTAAAGACCTTATTACAGCTGTGGTTTTCCTGTCTGATATGTTAGTGCCAAATTAACAAaacaagaggaagaagaaggtTAAAGAAGCACACAGCTTACCAGGGTGTAGGGCCTGCTGAGCACTTAGTAGAGGGCTGGTGCGTACGATGTTGATCATGCAGCCAGGGTTACGACGGACCTTTTCTACCAGCATGGAGAGGTTCTGGATTTGAGCCTGAAGGTCGTAGACCAGTGAGCCCTGGATATGGAGCAATGTAGTGGCCTCTGCATAGTGCTCCTCCAGATCTCTGAAACGCTGCTCCAGAGAAGAGTTCAACCGGGACTTCTCTTCACTCTAAACAGGAAATGGCACATATTCAGAACAgcaaacatctttttttttgtttttggaagaATACAATAAGAGGAACAAACATTTAGTTTTTGACTTCCATCTGCACTCCAGCCATTGTTAAATTTGTTAAATTAGCAgcagttaatttattttaatcaaagacTGATTAGAAGAAATAAATGCGGACTGCAGTACGGaagattttttgtttattcattcattcattcattgtctgtaagcactgtccagttcagggtcacagtgggtcctaccaggaatcattgggcacaaggcaggaaacccgcctggagggggcgccagtcctttacagggactacctaccaacgtgtgtttttggactatgggaggaaaccggagcacccggaggaaacccacgcagacacagggagaacacaccacactcctcacagacagtcacccggaggaaacccacacagacacagggagatcacaccacactcctcacagacagtcacccggaggaaacccacacagacacagggagaacacatcaaactcctcacagacagtcactcggagcgagTCTTGAACTCGCAACTCCACGTCCCTgaagcagtgtgactgcgacactaacctcctgcgccactgtgctgcccaaaagattttttttacctCTACTTTAATAATACACAGCTGTTAACATGCCAATTCTTATCATCAGCATCTTGGTAGGGGAGAATTATGCTTATTATATATACACCTGTCATTATGATCTTAtgatcacctccttgtttctactctcactgtccattctctcacctccactcaccacagaggagcactttgtagttctacaattacagactgtagtccacttgttGCTCTACATATGTTGTTCGCTTAGATTCCCCCTGTTCTTaactggtcaggacccccacagagcaggtgtgatttgggtggtggatcattctcagcgctgcagtgacactgacgttgtagtggtgtgttagtgtgtgttctgctggtatgaattgatcagacacagcagtgctgctggagtttataaacattgtgtccactcacaCCCCTAccctgttggtccaccttgcagatgtaaagtcagagacagtaggtcatctgttgctgtacagtgtgtgttggtcgtcctctagtccttcatcggtgacacaggacactgtcggctggatatttttggtcggtggactattctcggtccagcagtgaaactgaataaaaaggctccagcagcactgctgtgtcttatgcactcgtaccagcacaacacacactaatcagtgtcactgcagcgctgagaatgttcCACAATCCTATTCAGGGTGAAAGCGGgcaaagaaagtatgcagagcaataaatGGATTACCGTTTGAAATTGTAGAACTAATTGCTCCTGTGTGGTATTATTGTTAAGTGCTTGTAGCAATTGTATTTAACTCTAATATAATTTTTAGGTAAAACTGGGAAAAAACTATACTCATTATAGACGAAGAGAAGAACAGACATTCACTAAAGCCTcagtactgagagagagagagagagagagagagagagagagagagagacggttaAGTAATTAAGCTTAGTGGGTGTGAACTGTATGACTCAGCTCCCTGCTGTAGTCATTATAGCGCAATGGGTAGAGCttacacacatgcgcacacacacacacacactgccaagcACGTGGAGAGGGGTCAGGGCCTCAAAGCCAATCCTGTTACTGCTCAGGGTCAAAGAGACTTTAAGAAGAAAATTGCAGCACTGAGAGGTAGTTGGAACAAAGGGCACCTCCATTCCTAGTCgccttttaaatatttcaccTTTTATACACTCGTATACACGTTTACATAATACacatttgtaatgtttttaaagctCCAACAGAAAACCTGCAGAAGACAGATTGCCATGAACAAGCATGACACACTTATATCTTTTATTATAATGTGATCCTTGgctcaaatttaaaaatgtgccTTAGGAAATAGCATTAAATAGGAAATAGCAGTTACAAAAAGAACTGTACTCATTAGAAGAAATGGTATTCTTGATCATTTCTTAACCTTAAGATCTGACAAAACCATTTATTCTAAACTTGCAATGAATGTCATAAAATGTAACCATTTGGATCAAGATGAAAATCCACAAAGGCCTCTCAGAGACAGAATGGATCCTCTCAGCCAACCTAATTATACATGTCTATGACATCACAGCATGAGAACGGTGAATAATACCTTTATATCTTTGTAATGTACCTCACATCTCCTGAAGTACAAACGTGGGTTGTAAGGGTTTATTGGTGTCTAATTCTGATCCTCGAGTGCTGAATTGCGCAGGGTAGACTGGAAGACTGAACTGTTGCTTAGGCCTTCTGAAGCCATTGAATATTGTCATGCTGCTGGTATAGATTATCTTGTTTCTGCTCGTCCTTCATTAACTTTAACAATACCAGCATCTGTCCTTATtatgtttatatacattttaaatcccTATAAGAAGTTTAAATGAACTTTCATACCCTGTATCAATTGTCGTTGGGTGAcatgtttattgttattaatcACGCTGACCTGTAACTCAAGGACTTTGACCCGATGCCGGTGGTTGCGGAGCTCCTCCTGCAGCTCGGACACAGTCTCTCTCAGAGCGAGGATCTGCTGCTTGCGCTCCTCATTCTCATGCAGCCAATAGGAAACCTCATCCGTGCAGCGGAACATGTCCGGACAGCGCTGGTCATCCAGTTGAGGCAGTGTGGCCACCAGCCTGCACATACCATCCTCCATCACCTGATTACTGTACTCACCACACTGGGCAGTGCTGACCTGGTGGGTGTGCTCAGAGTGATCATCATCACCGATGACAACTAATAGCCTCATGCCCAGTATGACCACCAGGAGGGGCAAGAGAGGTCCACCCTTCATCTGCTCACCTCAGCTGACCCAGGGCTCGCCTTTCTGAGGAGATCAGGCCGGCATAATGCCTCAGAAATCACCAGTCTCAGTGAGAGATCACAGTCACTCATCAAGGATAAACCTCTTCCACAAGAACCAAAATTCTGCTGTCCCTCTTCCCATTGGACACACTTCCCATTGGTTACATCActctaaaacataaacacaaacaggacAAAACAATGAGGTCAACAGGCATCCAAACAGACTCTAATTCGGGACTAATTTAAACACACtgacaataaacaaacatatttcaCAAGCTCAGGGTCTTTTACAAATCTACAGGGGAGTATAAACAGGAAGTAGTGGAGATACCAGaacaaatatttacatgtaCACTTAAATTTACATGTGCCCAGACTTTTGCATGCAACTTTATTTCAATTACAAATACAGTGTCGTAATACAACTATTATACAATTATTATGAAGAACAGACTAATAGAAATTATCTAAAATTACTCTAAAATATAATATAGTAAAGTGGTAGCAGGCACTTAGTATTACTTTAAGAAGTGTTAGTTGTTTCAGACAGTGGTGATATACAGACTATGTCTTATGGGTATCTCATTTGCGGCAATATAATTTTTGACTCTGATATGttgactctgaaattgaaaTGTGGTCTGTTCCTAACGTATTAGCATGTTCTGTAATTATCTCTAAACGTGACACTTAAATTAAAAGTCACCCACATCCTGATCCACCTTTAATGCCCTCCTCTGAGCAGTCTTTAGGTCAGCCTACATGTTCCAAACAACATTCAGGGTTAAGGGGCTTTAGTGACCCAAGCACTTTCCTTTTCAAAGGTGGTGGATCAACTGCACAGCGCAGTAAAAGTCTCATGTACTTAGGCAACATTAAGAATAAAGGGATGCAATAGACTCATAGCTGACAAAACACCATTCTCTACTCCGGAACCCGTGTATTTGGCCATTTGTTACGGTTTTATCAATATGtcttgattgattgattgactgatcGATTGATAGTATTTTAGCTCATATATTGAGTGGATTTTATAACGTTTGAAAATACCAGCTGGCCTTTATACTGTGTGAACACTTTAATGATGAACTGAGCAATGCAAAtgataaataaactaaaaaactCATGTATTATCACACATCAAAGTCCGCCACACATCATCAATTGAACCCCTTAAGAACTCAATCCTGTTCAACAGAATTACAGATTAGGAATTTATTTGCAAGAATACAAACTCCATAATGATGTAGGGGATACAATGTAACTTTTCAAGAGATCTATGGATATGCAATTAGGACGCAATTTAAAAGGATTGGCTAAGGTTTATTATGTCAACATTTCTGGCTGTTTAGTTTTGCCCATTTGTATTTGGAAACCCTTGTTGTTTCAAAGCGAAAAAACTAATTCATGGCACAGACGACTTATTTCATTCATCCAGCATATATCAGTGTATATCAACACTACACAAATATGTTAAGAGTTTAAAAATGCCTGTGTTAATATctaaaacacagcaaaatgCAAAAACAATATTCtaaatctgataaatacacaGATTCCTGCAAACAGCTCCAAAGTGAAAATGACTCTGCACAAACTTGCACACATTTGGCACAAGTTAACTTTAGTTGCTTTTAATAATCTAATTTGGCAATGAGAAAAAAGCTAATTCATTAGCAAGACTATTTGCTTAGCCAAGCCTTATGGGCACAGAGCCCAAGCTGAGAACACTTATCCAAAGCAACAAATACCCTCATTAAAGTGCCATAGTGCAGTGTCTGTCCCTTCTAACCCATCCAAGCTCTCTGTGCGTCCTGAGGCCAAAGCAAAGCGTCCAGCAGGGAATATGGGACAAAGCTAACAAGGTTAAAGAGCAGTTCCCATGTCCTTCCACATTCATCTCTCCTGACTAATATTTCTTACCATACAATCAGCAGTACGTAGTGAAAATGAATCACAGTGATGGAGGAGGGCCCGAGTGCCTTCAGGTGTCACTCTGGCACTTTTATGAGACAGAGCCGCACACAgaaatttctttcttttgttcagAGGGCATTTCATTTTCCTCATGTAATATAAAATCTGCCCTCTGAGACTCAGCAGGGTGAAAACAAGATCAAACACGGTTCCCTTAAGTGAGTTATTGAAGTGAACCACCCTTTACTAATGTGTGGCACATATAAGGAAGTAACAGCTTTGTGTTTCACCTCTCAGAAccaaacacaattttaagagtTGGATTTAAGGGATCTACATCCACAGGCAAGTACATGTAATGTTACTTTGGTAACAAAAGTAGAAGAAGccaagtaaaaatacaacttgTGGAGAATTACCATATCAGCAGTGTAAAAACATCTTAAATACTGGCCAACTTATAGAATGACAGTGGAACctcttaatgtatatattagCAATGAAGCTTAAGTATTTATGACTTTATTCTTCTCACTCTGGAGTCTTTTGGCctaaaacaaatcaataaacTCCAAAGGGAGAGATGAGACTGATCTCAGTGCAGAACAGATTGTCAAAAGGAAAAAATCTTCACAGTTAACCAGCAATCAAAAGTTAACTCatagttaataataaaacatagtGGTGTTCTCCTTTTTGTGCATACAATTTAGTAAAGTATTATTGATTAAAATACATGCacaagaaaatgtaaatattcactacacacatttacatttaacgTACACGAGTATATGATGAAATATGTCACTAACATATTACATATTACTCTTCCAAATATAAGTCTAATAGGGAAAGCAGTGTTATAAAGTTGAACAATAAGagcacaataaattattaatgattACCTGACACTGTGAGGCATCTTCCCTCCtgagaaaagcagaaaaaagtgAAAGGTATTTAACATGTTGGCTACcatacactctctcacactctctctctctctttctctctctctctctatgaggagcagtgtgactgACAGTGGATACCTTATCCCTGTAATCCTAAGTAATAGGATTCTTCATTAGGGGCATAGACCAGAGACAATCCATACAATGGATTACACAAACGCAAACTACCAATGCACTGCACACTACAGGCCAATTAATCAAAACCAGTTAATTATACAGTTAATTGGCAAATTAAAGGGACATGTCTAATCCATTTGATGTAATTGGTAGACTACACTGCTCAAACCCAGCACAGTATATGAGAGCAATACCCTACAAAAAAATGATAAacctttatttttgttgttgtaaatTGTACTATTGTAACTATACTGTAATAAGGTCATGTGTTTATGACAGAACACACTGTGGCATGTTATGTTCCACCACTCCTTTAATGGGAATTACTCTGGATTTTTATAAATCATAATCAGCATAATTTCAGATGCAGCGATTACTTTCAGATTTTAATGTGGTTCCCAAAGTGAGGGGGCAGGGGCCCTATAGGGTGTGTGCAGCTATTTCAGGAGGGGAGCAGCAAGTTAAATGAATAAGGTACAtaatgcatgtcacttgtaaaaattccactgtaaatgtgtttgttcAATAACAATTAGCAGTTTACAATAAACAGTATATCAAAAAAATGGCGTCTAGAAGCAAAAGATGTGTACGTTTTTGTCAGAGTTGGGGCTCAAATGTATTCTCACCTACAAATGAGGGGCACTGCAGAAATATTTGGGAAGCACTTCTGTAGAGAAACATTCTAAGGAGGAtatacagtggtggtgatacaAACCAGAGGTCTAAATAAACCAGTAAACCACCAGAGAATCTATGGGTGTTTTCTAAATAACTATATGCTATATTGATAGTGGTGAAATAGTGGTCAATCAGAAAAACACGTACAGTTGACTGTTACTATGTTGCCCACCAACACCTTCCATGTAGGTTagaaaatatcatttttaaatatatgttttttgcAAACACTGATCTCAGAACTTTTATAAATCTGCATCTCAGACATCAAATAACAGATGAAGATAGCTAAAGCAGCTGAACTATTAGAAAACTGTGTAGGCATATATTGAATATATACGTTCTATATTTAATATACTTGGATATAGATTTTACCTTCTGAAAATGAAAAGTGTCTTCCACACTTGACCTATCCATggcaatgaaaacacacacacacacatgcattagTGGCAGTGAACATACACCTGGAGTGGAGGACAGCCATCCCCAGCCAGGGATTGAGGGAGAAGAACAGTGCTTTTCAGTCATTAGTCATCAAGCTAGCTGTCTAACTGAGTCTACATTCTAATTGAAATCTCTGTAAAGCCTCCTGTGAAAGTCACAAATAAGCTTTCAAACTTAGTGTCTTTCTGTTGTTTGTCAAAACTGCTTTAACATTTGGGCATAACCGACTAAGCTCCCCTGTTAGGAAAAGTACATCACTGATATCTCTGGGGATCCACAGTAAACCACGACACAAGCAATGACGTATGAAACCTTTGCTCGCTGGGCTCTTGGGGACAATACATGGAAGTGAATGACactgttattttaaataattgttatCTTCTAAAGATAAATGCACACCTAATAAATCAATGTATAAGGCAGTCATTGTAATCCATTTAAATATTGGCacacatgtgtttgtgtgggttctTTAATTGCCATGTACAGATTATCCAAACGttagataataaaaataagtaattaGTTACTGACTTAGCAATGAATACAAAAATGGAATGAATTCACATGACTTTCCAAATTTCAAaggttttaattaaaaaggTATTGCTCTATTTTTCTAAACCCTTTGAATCAGTGTGACTGATTTGCACGCTGTACACTCTTTGGCTGATTAAGGAAACACAAATGCATTCCCTCAGCGTCATTCACAATTCCCTGATAAACTGCAGGAGCTGTGAGTAAGTTCAGATACAGTTTCACAAATGACACTCTCCTCCAGCACCAGGAGCAGTTCATTTAACACTGTCCAGTTTCTTTTCCACCAATCAACAGGTGTTCACATAGCCTCAATACCTAGCAGTTAATCCATTGGGCCATTTCTTCTGACGTCTTTGACCGATTTGCAGTGAGGTGTGGAGGTCTGTGTGGGTGGGGGTTATATTGGGTCCTTTTGATGAGCGATTCTCCCAAGGCAGCCCCCCAAGGCCCCCCCAGTCAATCGGCAGGACCACACATCCGCTCCTCTGTTGTCTGGCCTTGAGGGGCTGTCATACACCTGAGAGTGTATATAAGAGCAGATCtcattcagaaaaaaacagagaagcagagagagccAATCACAGACTACTCAGAAACAGATCTGGGAAAACAGAGGAACAACAGTTAAGAGCTCCTCTCAGAGACGAACAGGAGACATCAGGCAGATATTTAAAGACATCATACTGATAAAGGTACGAACATTTTCCTTCATCATTTATAcattcaactttcattttgaaattttaaaccTGTGTTAGTGAAGGGCAACTCAGGGGGTGGAATTAAgtggttttaaataaaaattatgatACAGCCTTTACATGATGTGAATGGATTGTGTAATATAGGTTTATGGGCTTAGCATATTATTAATATGAATGATTAATAATTACAATTTctagaaataaatgttttattaaattacattaaatttataattattacatGCTGCAAATTTTGATTTTAAATAACTGAAAAACCACAAATTATCGATTTTCATTGTAAAGTTTGgagatttttatattaatacagAGCTGGGCAACATCACAATACCAAGTTGTGGGACTTTTCTAGGTGTATGTGTTTTACCTTCATTTattcttaattatttttacaaataacATGTATTCTGCAGCCCTTTCCATGACTATCAGTGTGAATTAATTTGCTTAAGTCTGTTTAAACATAGGGAATATAAAGAACATGTTACTTGATAAATAACTATGTGATTTTGATTGATTCTAAAATATAACTAAATACAAttttatagtaaaataaaaaactgaataaaaatactaaatattctgatgaaaatgtttgttaaatatacatatacattacttttaaagtaccattttttaataaaatagaaaataaaaacaaattgggcggcatggtggcgcagcagctccagggacctggaagttccTGACACACGTTGTGTGTCTCAAATGTGTTGTCTGTaatactcaaaagtgtccataggtgtgaatgtgtgagtgtgtgtgtcaccctgtgaaggactggcgccccctccagggtgtgttcctgccttgcgcccaatgattccaggtaggctctggacccaccgcgacccttaactggataaacgcttacagataatgaataaatgaatgaataaaatcaaATTATCAAATTCAACTTTTAAACATACTCAGTCGCAGTTCACATATAAACATGTCTAAAATAGTagcaggagaaggaaaaaaaccttaacgttcagtggaagtcagaataattttggagtgtttctactggtccattcatcattatattttcacacaatgtaatgGACAGGTGCTGTGctcaaaaaataagtaaaaatcaGACACAGCGACTATATATTAATCACAAAATTCACTACAACTTATTTGAAAAATGTCATTCTCATGATAATTTTTacacctttaaaatgttttttttttcaatgtataCTGAATAAAGACAATGTCGATAAAAAGAAATATGAACAATTAAAGACACCCTTTGCTTAAATGGACCGATGGCATATAATCTGCTATGTGTGATTAAGAATAATGCATAATCAAACCATTCTTTTAACCATTAATTCAATGTATGGGCACTGTATTAGAAATGCAGAGATTGGCGGAACTATAAGCATCACATGTTAAGAACTGTTCCCTCAAAGAGATACTCTGTTCATGTAAGAAAATTTTGACAGTATATCACCACTGCAAGGCCACAGGAAACATCATCTCAAACCCTACTAAAGTGCTTTCACTGACTCTGTAAAGGAGGACTGCCAATGAAATTGAAGATGTAACCACCCATCCTTTATGAATAAATAGCAGCAGATAAGTGTCATTCATCAGAGCTCCTCCACATACAGCTAATCACTCTATGTTAATGTTCAACAAATTCCAGTATGATTCACCAGCTGATAGCAATACACCAATTGCAGCATATTCCTTTCTCAAAGACATTCAAGGCATTGAAGCACTGCAGTGCCTTAGAAAAGAATTCAGCATGCACTTCAACGAGTGATGTGAAACAAAAGCTGCTCTGATGGTGAATCATAAAATATAAGTCAAGGTCGGCCTCCACAAACTAATAGAAAAATTTTCCTAAGACTAAAGTTTCTCAGAACCATCCAGGTTCCTCTATGTTGTACAACGCTGATATTTAAAAGTTTGGTGTTGTTAGTAACACAAATCCAATTCTGTATAAGGTGAGTTCAGTATGCACAAGCAGTTCAATTTCAAAGCTTTAGACAATCAGTAGGACACTGAGaagctgtaaaaaaaatcaggaaatatttaaagtgttcagatttaaaaactgtaaaataattaatataataataactaaaataatttagctttaaaaaatttaacttattaaaaaaaataaagcttcaCAATAAATTATTGCAAATAATTCATTACAAAATTGACATTATATTACACACATGAAAATCCTTAAACCATtgcacaaaacattttaaaatgtttttgtggtATGTCTTTCAAAtcctatatttatataaaaatatgtgttattaaaaaaataccatttTAGAAATAATATGATTAATATAACAAGCTTTTCAACACTGTTCAGAGAGTGTATTTGGGCTCGCCTGGATGTTGTCTCAGAGTTTTGAATTGATTCCATTATTTTTCACACCATCTTTAACAGGCTGAAGATGCAGGGATCTTCATGGTTGTTGGCTGCAGTCTTCCTGTGTGGATACAGGTCAGGAGTGGAAGGACAGTGCTGGGACATTGCTGCCTGTGCAGATCTTGGCTCTCAAGACAAAATAATGGTAAAATTATATTCTATAAAAATCATGGATTCAAATGATTAGTTCAATATGTGTTATACAACTAACAAAcaaaggtggcacggtggcgcagcaggtagtgtcgcagtcacacagctccagggacctggaggttgtgggctcgattcccgctccgggtgactgtctgtgaggagttggtgtgttctccctgtgtctgcatgggtttcctccgggtgactgtctgtgaggagttggtgtgttctccctgtgtctgcatgggtttcctccgggtgctccgctttcctcccacagtccaaaaacacgtttgtaggtggattggtgactcaaaagcgtccgtgagtgtgtgttgccctgtgaaggactggtgccccctcgagggtgtattcctgccttgcacccaatgattccaggtagattcTGGACCAATGGATAGAACTAACCAACAAACCGAAAAAACAAAGCAGTACACAGAATATTGCATCtttgaaaacatatttattttcttcagaaattattcttaatcattaaaaaatgcatagtgACTGTAGGCATCACAGCCTGTGTCCTTTTCTTGAAATCTGTCAAAATCTAAATTTTATTATCAGCCCTTTTTGCATTTTCTAAACTTTAACTTCATATCTTTATTGATGTTCACTTGGCCATTGTCAATGCTTTTTCTAGGAATGTATTTGGCAATGCAACTCTAAGCAGCTGGTGTTCGACGCTGATAACATTCTTCCAAATCAGCAGCAGAACACAgcagaagaggaggagaaagaaagcctggGTCTGGGCGTATTGCTGTCATCGGTGGCTCAGGATGGTGACCTGCAGGCGAAGAGGTCCAGTACAGGGCCCTTTCAAAATGATGACAGACGCACCTACTCCATGGAGCATTTCCGCTGGGGGAAGCCAATGGGTCGCAAGCGCCGGCCAGTCAAAGTGTTCATGGGCACCTCTGTGGAAGAAGCCAGTCCTGAGGAAAAATCCGTGGAGAAGCCCAGCAGGCGACAGCTGTACAGTGCCGAAGAAGGGGCTCCATTACACAAGAAGAACATGAAAGGCCCAGAGAAATACCGTATGACGCACTTCCGCTGGAACGCCCCGTCTACATCTAAACGCTACGGCGGTTTCATGAAGCCCTGGTCAGAGAAGTCCAACAAGACCCTTGTCACACTGCTCCGCAACATCATCATCAAGGATGGACAATAGGATAAAAAGAAAAGGGCAAAGAGACATAAAAA from Hoplias malabaricus isolate fHopMal1 chromosome 7, fHopMal1.hap1, whole genome shotgun sequence includes the following:
- the si:ch211-203k16.3 gene encoding fibrinogen-like protein 1: MKGGPLLPLLVVILGMRLLVVIGDDDHSEHTHQVSTAQCGEYSNQVMEDGMCRLVATLPQLDDQRCPDMFRCTDEVSYWLHENEERKQQILALRETVSELQEELRNHRHRVKVLELQSEEKSRLNSSLEQRFRDLEEHYAEATTLLHIQGSLVYDLQAQIQNLSMLVEKVRRNPGCMINIVRTSPLLSAQQALHPEVQHVRNCPIDCASIYYNGVRHSGIYTVVPSLGARPVEVYCDMDTDGGGWTVIQRRQDGSVNFDRGWKEYKDGFGDLHTEYWLGNEHIHDLSSQGDYALRIDLEDWTGKHKYALYQSFRVDGEGTQYRLHVSGFSGTVEDSFSWYHNKQSFSTPDTGNICAEISHAGWWYNQCFYANLNGIYYKGGRYSPKGKSALGPNGVVWFTWKDSDYYSLRKVSMMIRPRTYRPHLSP
- the pomcb gene encoding proopiomelanocortin b — translated: MQGSSWLLAAVFLCGYRSGVEGQCWDIAACADLGSQDKIMECIWQCNSKQLVFDADNILPNQQQNTAEEEEKESLGLGVLLSSVAQDGDLQAKRSSTGPFQNDDRRTYSMEHFRWGKPMGRKRRPVKVFMGTSVEEASPEEKSVEKPSRRQLYSAEEGAPLHKKNMKGPEKYRMTHFRWNAPSTSKRYGGFMKPWSEKSNKTLVTLLRNIIIKDGQ